The following coding sequences are from one Ornithodoros turicata isolate Travis chromosome 1, ASM3712646v1, whole genome shotgun sequence window:
- the LOC135383862 gene encoding uncharacterized protein K02A2.6-like: MNQARLPEFVPGSSWNSWRERLEFLFEANNVQDAAKKRALLFTFCGEQTYDKVRDLLHPLTPAQVPYDDIIERLSSHFETGPSELLGRWRFHKRDQLPQETISEYVDALRALAKDCNFGNVAVPLSLPLAPTTRSPATAHGDSQATQTATMPSAIASPSQATVSQAPTTGVPASAKTILPLEVMLRDRFICGLRDVHLQQRLLSERNITFQMAVDTAKAMESTVSQQASMRRREENKVLQTSATRSPKKNKLPKPSKKCYRCDGAHNQKSCPHRNSTCQFCKKLGHIEKACTTKKKKQASGTRSSGRQQANNLTADEADSWNSLFTVNSMSQSTESLTVRVTVNERPCCFEVDSGASFSIMSENTFNQQWDSNRPRLLKAALKLRTWTGTPLQVRGKARVTVQLHRKQAKLDLYIVAGTGTSHLGRDWFEPLGISLSGIHRVTESQCQPLLDQFNTLFNGNISGHVGDPIHIELQPNAVPRFLKSRIVPLALRTAVDKELDKLKEQGILKPVSSSTWTTPLVTVRKQNGTLRLCGDYRSTVNQAVAKAAYPLPTVDDMLALVQGGRIFSKIDLQQAYQQLRVDDASSELLTVNTPRGLFRVTRLPFGVSVSPLVFQKYMDSLLAGLEGVGAYLDDILISGSTLDEHNKRLRSVLKRLTDAGLKVRLEKCLFGVQELEYLGYHISAAGIRPTQVKVKAILHAPNPRNKKELQSFLGLLSFYNRFLKDRASVAEPLYRLLHKGTPWFWGSQEQDAIDKLKLLLAAAPVLAHFDVNRPVLLACDASPYGIGAVLSQRTQNHLEVPVAFASRTLSKAEQNYAQLDKEGFAVVFGMKHFHHFVAGRHITVVTDHKPLLGSFSQEKQIPAVLSPRMLRWCLLLSAYDYTLIYRPGHRHQNAEALSRLPLPTTANEDTATGDILMLESVECEPLTPRHIASLTKQDPILSKVFHAVQTGDFSSWREQTFTPYRRRTSELSTCKGCVIWGSRVILPKKAQSLALRMLHANHPGIAAMKSTARSHFWWPKLDHDIEVTVKSCPMCQTLARASSPLVDIEFERPHTPWHTLHMDFAGPIDGWSYLIVIDSFSKWLEVKRMRSTTSARIIEQLRNIFATLGIPRVIVTDNAPNFVSAAMANFYTRNGIKQRTSAPFHPSTNGQAERMVGETKRALRKLTDGSIECRLARFLFKQHTTVSTSTGKTPAELLFGRRLTTPLDWMHPENDSSSHEIPQVLPRSHDFEPDRLVFIRNFAGEQPWIPAVIIKKIGRCSFSAKTADGRVHRRHVDHIKPRLLKSDHVATWEIAKASLLNFPLDMQHAPQVTQSHDYGHSTQEGQSAESNESLRPQNQTPGDLPPQQESSSKDHQPPESAGLSEQAEHNSEEVNQPANLSSQEQTRNDSTAQSAHKTGRFGREVRTPKRYFQKTKDFHLN; the protein is encoded by the coding sequence ATGAATCAGGCAAGGCTTCCTGAATTCGTACCAGGCTCCAGTTGGAACTCGTGGCGTGAACGCCTAGAATTTCTCTTCGAGGCGAATAACGTGCAGGACGCGGCTAAGAAAAGGGCTCTGTTGTTCACGTTTTGCGGCGAACAGACCTACGACAAGGTGCGAGACTTGCTGCATCCGCTCACACCGGCGCAAGTTCCGTATGACGACATAATCGAACGTCTGAGCAGCCATTTTGAAACAGGTCCTTCTGAACTTCTAGGGCGCTGGCGTTTTCACAAAAGGGATCAACTTCCGCAAGAGACAATCTCTGAATATGTCGACGCTTTGAGAGCTCTAGCTAAAGACTGCAATTTCGGTAATGTTGCCGTTCCATTATCGCTACCACTTGCACCGACCACACGATCGCCTGCCACGGCGCACGGTGATTCCCAAGCGACCCAAACTGCAACCATGCCTTCAGCGATCGCTTCACCGTCACAAGCAACGGTCTCACAGGCTCCCACGACCGGTGTTCCGGCTTCGGCGAAAACAATTTTACCTTTGGAAGTGATGCTACGAGACAGATTCATCTGTGGTCTGAGGGACGTGCACCTGCAGCAGCGTCTACTTTCCGAAAGGAATATCACATTCCAAATGGCGGTCGACACCGCGAAAGCCATGGAATCCACGGTTTCACAACAGGCAAGCATGCGCAGGAGGGaagaaaacaaagtacttcaaactTCAGCAACCAGAAGCCCAAAGAAGAATAAGCTCCCTAAGCCGTCCAAAAAGTGCTACCGTTGCGACGGTGCGCACAACCAGAAAAGCTGCCCTCACCGAAATTCCACATGCCAGTTCTGCAAGAAACTGGGGCATATTGAAAAAGCATGCacaacgaagaaaaagaagcaggcTTCCGGCACGCGCTCATCTGGACGTCAACAAGCGAATAATCTAACTGCCGACGAAGCAGATTCGTGGAACAGCTTATTCACGGTCAACTCCATGAGCCAATCGACTGAGAGCTTAACCGTACGGGTTACGGTAAACGAACGCCCTTGCTGCTTCGAAGTCGATTCCGGTGCATCATTCTCAATAATGAGTGAGAACACCTTCAACCAGCAATGGGACAGCAACAGACCACGTCTACTGAAAGCAGCATTGAAATTGAGGACATGGACCGGCACACCACTTCAAGTCCGGGGCAAAGCACGAGTCACCGTTCAGCTACACAGGAAGCAAGCAAAACTCGATCTGTACATCGTCGCGGGAACTGGAACAAGCCACCTAGGTCGAGACTGGTTTGAGCCACTGGGAATTTCACTGTCTGGCATTCACCGAGTCACGGAGTCACAGTGCCAGCCACTACTCGATCAGTTCAACACCCTTTTTAATGGCAATATATCAGGCCATGTAGGCGACCCTATACACATCGAGCTGCAGCCAAACGCAGTCCCTAGGTTCTTGAAGTCCCGCATAGTGCCACTGGCATTGAGGACAGCAGTCGACAAAGAGTTAGACAAGTTAAAAGAGCAAGGCATTCTGAAACCCGTTTCTTCTTCGACATGGACTACGCCGCTAGTAACAGTACGGAAGCAGAATGGCACCTTACGTCTATGCGGAGACTACCGTAGCACGGTGAACCAAGCGGTAGCGAAGGCAGCGTATCCGCTTCCCACAGTAGATGATATGCTGGCTCTAGTTCAAGGAGGCAGGATCTTTTCCAAGATCGACCTTCAGCAAGCGTATCAGCAGTTACGAGTGGACGACGCATCCTCAGAGCTACTCACGGTGAACACGCCACGTGGCCTATTTCGTGTCACACGCTTACCTTTTGGTGTATCTGTCTCGCCTCTGGTATTCCAGAAATACATGGACAGCCTTCTGGCAGGGTTAGAAGGTGTCGGGGCGTACCTCGACGACATTCTCATTTCTGGCAGTACCCTCGACGAGCATAACAAGCGTCTGCGCTCTGTGCTTAAGCGCTTGACTGATGCAGGGCTCAAGGTTCGTCTGGAGAAATGCCTTTTCGGCGTACAAGAACTTGAGTACCTTGGGTATCATATCAGCGCAGCTGGCATCAGACCCACACAAGTCAAGGTCAAAGCTATCCTTCATGCACCCAACCCAAGGAACAAGAAAGAGCTGCAGTCCTTCTTAGGATTGCTGAGCTTTTACAACCGTTTTCTAAAGGACCGAGCGTCTGTTGCAGAACCCTTGTATCGGTTGCTACACAAGGGCACACCATGGTTTTGGGGATCCCAAGAACAAGACGCTATCGACAAGCTCAAGCTGTTGCTAGCTGCAGCACCAGTATTGGCACATTTCGACGTTAACCGGCCCGTTTTGCTGGCATGTGATGCCTCACCATACGGCATAGGCGCAGTCCTTTCGCAACGGACACAGAACCACTTGGAGGTTCCAGTAGCGTTCGCCTCACGGACACTCAGCAAAGCCGAGCAGAACTACGCGCAGCTAGACAAGGAAGGCTTTGCGGTGGTATTTGGTATGAAACACTTTCATCACTTCGTGGCTGGTAGGCATATAACCGTTGTCACAGATCACAAACCGCTACTTGGTAGCTTTAGTCAAGAAAAACAGATACCAGCAGTACTATCGCCTCGGATGCTGCGCTGGTGTCTCTTGTTAAGCGCTTACGATTATACACTGATATATCGTCCGGGTCATCGGCATCAGAACGCAGAAGCGTTGAGTCGTCTTCCGCTTCCAACCACAGCTAATGAGGACACTGCTACTGGAGACATTTTAATGCTCGAATCAGTCGAGTGTGAACCACTCACACCAAGACACATTGCAAGCTTAACCAAACAAGACCCTATTTTGTCCAAGGTATTTCATGCTGTACAAACCGGCGACTTTTCCAGTTGGAGAGAACAAACGTTCACACCGTATAGGAGGCGTACCAGTGAGCTTTCCACGTGTAAAGGATGCGTGATTTGGGGATCACGTGTAATTTTGCCCAAGAAAGCACAATCGCTAGCATTAAGAATGCTCCACGCCAACCACCCGGGTATCGCAGCCATGAAAAGTACAGCAAGAAGCCATTTCTGGTGGCCCAAGCTGGATCATGATATTGAGGTCACGGTGAAGAGCTGTCCGATGTGTCAGACTTTGGCTCGCGCTTCCTCGCCACTCGTGGACATAGAGTTCGAGCGTCCCCACACGCCATGGCACACGCTACACATGGACTTCGCGGGACCCATCGACGGTTGGTCGTACCTTATCGTCATAGACTCATTTTCCAAATGGCTCGAAGTCAAGCGCATGCGAAGCACGACGTCAGCACGCATAATAGAACAGTTACGCAACATTTTTGCGACGTTGGGCATCCCTAGGGTAATCGTCACAGACAATGCGCCCAATTTTGTTTCGGCGGCGATGGCGAATTTCTACACAAGGAATGGAATCAAGCAACGAACAAGCGCTCCGTTCCACCCATCCACGAACGGACAAGCAGAAAGAATGGTCGGAGAAACCAAACGTGCTCTCAGGAAATTAACTGACGGCAGCATCGAGTGTCGGTTAGCACGTTTCTTGTTCAAACAACACACTACAGTGTCTACAAGTACAGGGAAGACCCCGGCGGAGCTCCTCTTCGGGCGGCGCTTGACTACGCCCCTGGATTGGATGCACCCAGAAAATGACTCGTCCAGTCACGAGATTCCCCAAGTTCTTCCACGGTCCCACGACTTTGAACCTGACCGGTTAGTCTTCATTCGCAACTTCGCGGGAGAGCAGCCGTGGATACCGGCCGTTATAATCAAAAAGATCGGTCGTTGTTCATTTTCTGCGAAAACTGCAGACGGCAGAGTTCACCGTCGGCACGTGGACCACATCAAGCCACGTTTGCTGAAGAGCGACCATGTAGCGACATGGGAAATAGCCAAAGCAAGCTTACTCAACTTTCCCCTCGACATGCAGCATGCTCCGCAAGTGACTCAGTCACACGACTACGGCCATTCAACTCAGGAAGGTCAGTCAGCTGAGAGTAATGAAAGTCTCCGGCCCCAGAATCAGACCCCAGGTGACTTGCCCCCTCAACAGGAATCTTCAAGCAAGGATCACCAGCCTCCAGAATCAGCTGGCCTCTCTGAGCAGGCAGAGCACAATAGCGAGGAAGTGAACCAACCGGCAAACCTTTCATCGCAAGAGCAGACAAGAAACGACTCTACAGCACAAAGTGCTCACAAGACAGGACGTTTTGGCAGGGAAGTTAGGACGCCTAAGCGGTACTTTCAAAAGACTAAAGACTTTCACTTAAATTAG